A genome region from Bradyrhizobium commune includes the following:
- a CDS encoding branched-chain amino acid ABC transporter permease — protein MTPIILIVVLLVMAALTYQFGSRAFNRTAVEMFINIMIVVGLYVFVGNSGLLSFGHISFMCLGAYMTAWLAIPPMMKSITLKGLPAWLLHTQLPMWVATPISGLFAALFALIVGRVIMRLSGIAASIATFGLLGVVNNVYSNWDSVTGGQGSIVGIPPTMNVWIGWLGAGVAIAIAYLYAISRSGLALRATRDESVAASASGIDIVRERLIAFVVSAFIIGLAGALYAHFLSIVNPGAFYLRTTFITLSMLVVGGMYSLSGAVTGVVAISVLIELFRSLEKGINLGGATVALPNGIQEIAIGIITIVILMYLPTGLTRNQEFSWRGWPMQRRLSRPVRTALKESN, from the coding sequence ATGACACCGATCATCCTGATCGTGGTGCTGCTGGTCATGGCGGCCCTGACCTACCAATTCGGCAGCCGCGCCTTCAACCGGACCGCCGTCGAGATGTTCATCAACATCATGATCGTGGTCGGCCTTTACGTGTTCGTCGGCAATTCGGGCCTGCTCTCGTTCGGACACATCAGCTTCATGTGCCTCGGCGCCTACATGACCGCCTGGCTGGCGATCCCCCCGATGATGAAATCGATCACGCTCAAGGGGCTACCCGCGTGGCTGTTGCACACGCAGCTACCGATGTGGGTGGCCACGCCGATCTCGGGTTTGTTCGCGGCCTTGTTCGCGCTCATCGTCGGGCGCGTCATCATGCGCCTGTCGGGGATTGCCGCCTCGATCGCCACCTTCGGGCTGCTCGGTGTCGTCAACAACGTCTATTCGAACTGGGATTCCGTCACGGGCGGACAAGGTTCGATCGTCGGCATACCGCCAACCATGAACGTCTGGATTGGATGGCTGGGTGCGGGGGTTGCGATCGCGATCGCTTATCTCTACGCGATCTCCCGCTCCGGGCTCGCGCTGCGCGCCACGCGCGACGAGTCCGTCGCCGCCAGTGCCTCCGGGATCGACATTGTCCGTGAGCGGTTGATCGCCTTCGTGGTCAGCGCCTTCATCATCGGCCTCGCCGGCGCGCTCTACGCGCACTTCCTGAGTATCGTCAATCCCGGCGCCTTTTATCTGCGGACGACCTTCATCACGCTGTCGATGCTGGTGGTCGGCGGCATGTACAGCCTGAGCGGGGCGGTCACCGGCGTCGTCGCGATCTCGGTGCTGATCGAGCTGTTCCGCAGCCTGGAAAAGGGCATCAACCTCGGCGGAGCGACCGTCGCGCTGCCGAACGGGATCCAGGAGATCGCGATCGGCATCATCACCATCGTCATCCTGATGTACCTGCCGACCGGCCTGACCCGCAACCAGGAGTTCTCCTGGCGCGGATGGCCGATGCAACGACGGTTGTCACGCCCCGTGCGGACGGCACTGAAGGAATCGAACTGA
- a CDS encoding ABC transporter substrate-binding protein, translated as MRLMKILGILAGLSTLSFTAAKAADEIVIGFATAASGFMQAYDKPAQDAAMIRIDEINKAGGLLGKKIKTVSADTKTDQAEGAKAGLAVLDQGADLVIVSCDYDFGAPAALQAQAAGKVSFFLCAESIKAGIPGVGPYSFSASVLAAVQGATMAEWAYDKKNARSFYRLLDSWTVYNKGICDGFDWMMPKLKDATLAGSDTFKNDDASIASQITRIKSLPKEPDAIMVCTMMPGAVSAIKQIRAAGIKSMILNGSSMDGSYWLNAIPDLSNFYVPVQGSIYGDDPNPKVNEFNKKYKEATGGDPSSQYVYPGYVLIDVWAKAVERAKTTDAPAVVAELEKMNNEATLFGPRTFNKDIHHQNQGRYLIIDTEGGKPKMVDQWTISEKIPVDYLVSK; from the coding sequence ATGCGTCTTATGAAAATACTGGGCATCCTGGCTGGACTGTCCACGCTCTCGTTCACAGCGGCCAAGGCGGCCGACGAGATCGTCATCGGATTTGCGACCGCGGCGTCGGGCTTCATGCAGGCCTATGACAAGCCGGCGCAGGATGCGGCGATGATCCGGATCGACGAGATCAACAAGGCCGGCGGCCTGCTCGGCAAGAAGATCAAGACCGTGTCGGCCGACACCAAGACCGACCAGGCCGAAGGCGCCAAGGCCGGCCTTGCAGTGCTCGACCAGGGCGCCGACCTCGTGATCGTCTCGTGCGACTACGATTTCGGCGCGCCGGCAGCGCTCCAGGCGCAGGCGGCGGGCAAGGTCTCGTTCTTCCTCTGCGCCGAGTCGATCAAGGCCGGCATCCCCGGCGTCGGCCCCTACTCGTTCTCCGCCTCGGTTCTGGCGGCCGTGCAGGGGGCGACCATGGCGGAATGGGCCTACGACAAGAAGAATGCCCGCAGCTTCTACCGGCTGCTCGACAGCTGGACCGTCTACAACAAGGGCATTTGCGACGGCTTCGACTGGATGATGCCGAAGCTGAAGGACGCGACGCTGGCCGGAAGCGACACGTTCAAGAATGACGACGCCTCGATCGCATCCCAGATCACGCGCATCAAGAGCCTGCCGAAGGAGCCCGACGCGATCATGGTCTGCACCATGATGCCGGGCGCGGTTTCGGCCATCAAGCAGATCCGGGCCGCAGGCATCAAATCGATGATCCTCAACGGCTCCAGCATGGACGGCAGCTATTGGCTGAACGCCATTCCGGACCTGTCGAACTTCTACGTCCCGGTGCAAGGCTCGATCTACGGCGACGATCCCAACCCGAAGGTCAACGAGTTCAACAAGAAGTACAAGGAAGCAACCGGCGGCGATCCCTCCAGCCAGTACGTCTATCCCGGCTATGTCCTGATTGACGTGTGGGCCAAGGCGGTGGAACGCGCCAAGACCACCGACGCACCGGCCGTCGTTGCCGAACTGGAAAAGATGAACAACGAGGCCACGCTGTTCGGGCCGCGCACCTTCAACAAGGACATCCATCACCAGAACCAGGGCCGTTACCTGATCATCGATACCGAGGGGGGCAAGCCGAAGATGGTCGATCAGTGGACGATCTCGGAGAAGATCCCGGTCGACTATCTGGTGTCGAAGTAG
- a CDS encoding LamB/YcsF family protein produces the protein MVVINCDMGEAYGLYKMGDDKGLMPHIDVANVACGFHASDFNHMRKTVQLAKQFGVKVGAHPSLPDLQGFGRREMKIDREELTNCLLYQIGALKAFLDAEGVPLNHIKPHGALYGMAARNEEIAEAIADAADVYKVPLLGMKGTLHQMVYERRGHTFVAEYYADLDYNADGSLIITREHEAKDPTDAASRCTRAVNEGKTRTVAGNDVLVGADSICIHSDTPNAVAIAHAVREAVRPYLTAR, from the coding sequence ATGGTCGTGATTAATTGCGACATGGGCGAGGCCTATGGCCTCTACAAGATGGGCGACGACAAGGGGTTGATGCCCCATATCGACGTTGCCAACGTGGCCTGCGGCTTCCATGCATCCGACTTCAATCACATGCGCAAGACTGTGCAGCTCGCCAAGCAATTCGGCGTCAAGGTTGGCGCCCATCCTTCGCTGCCGGACCTGCAAGGGTTTGGACGGCGGGAGATGAAGATCGACCGCGAGGAGCTGACCAACTGCCTGCTCTACCAGATCGGCGCGCTCAAGGCGTTCCTGGACGCCGAGGGCGTGCCGCTCAATCACATCAAGCCACACGGCGCGCTCTACGGCATGGCGGCGCGGAACGAGGAGATCGCGGAGGCGATCGCCGATGCTGCCGATGTCTACAAGGTACCGCTCCTCGGCATGAAGGGGACGCTGCATCAGATGGTCTACGAGCGGCGCGGCCACACCTTCGTCGCCGAGTACTACGCCGACCTCGACTACAATGCCGACGGCAGCCTCATCATCACGCGCGAGCACGAAGCCAAGGATCCGACCGATGCGGCCTCGCGGTGCACGCGGGCGGTGAATGAAGGCAAGACCCGCACGGTGGCCGGAAACGACGTCCTGGTCGGAGCCGATTCCATCTGCATCCACTCCGACACGCCCAATGCCGTCGCGATCGCGCACGCCGTTCGCGAGGCGGTCCGCCCCTACCTCACCGCGCGGTGA
- a CDS encoding acetyl-CoA carboxylase: MATQQIFSPLPGIFYRKPAPDKPDYKSDGDTITENDTIGLIEVMKSFNEVKAGAAGKILRFLAENEDAVMAGQAIAEIDV; encoded by the coding sequence ATGGCAACACAGCAGATATTCTCGCCGCTCCCCGGCATATTCTACCGCAAGCCCGCACCCGACAAGCCGGACTACAAGAGCGACGGGGACACGATCACGGAGAACGACACGATCGGGCTCATCGAGGTGATGAAATCGTTCAACGAGGTGAAAGCCGGCGCGGCGGGCAAGATTTTGCGCTTCCTGGCGGAGAATGAGGACGCCGTGATGGCAGGACAGGCAATTGCCGAGATTGATGTTTGA
- a CDS encoding acetyl-CoA carboxylase biotin carboxylase subunit gives MTIQKLLIANRGEIAVRIIRAARELGIATVQVYSKADKDSLAVRLADESIEIGPPQASKSYLNQTTILAAAATTGADAIHPGYGFLAENAEFAAAVEAAGLIFVGPTAHAIRLMGDKVAARKAAAAAGVPTVPGSDGRLESPDAAFALVEKTGFPVMIKAAAGGGGRGIRIARSAEEFHHLMPQAQAEALAAFGDGGLYVEKLIEGARHIEVQILGDGHDVIHCFERECSLQRRRQKVWEEAPSPSLTPAIRDKLCSSAVALAKAVDYRGAGTLEYLYDDRSQEFYFLEMNTRIQVEHPVTEMVTGIDLVCEMIQIAGGEPLRIGQDQVHVHGHSIEVRINAEDPAKGFLPSPGTISALSVPSGDGVRFDSMLYQGYTVPPFYDSLLGKLIVHDEDRPSAIRRLERALVELSVEGLATTKPLHQALARDPEVLAGCFHTAWLEPWLEAHAASLGAAEPSPTAKVVR, from the coding sequence ATGACGATCCAAAAGCTCCTCATCGCCAATCGCGGCGAGATCGCGGTCCGCATCATTCGTGCGGCGCGCGAGCTCGGCATTGCGACCGTCCAGGTCTACAGCAAGGCCGACAAGGACTCGCTCGCCGTCCGGCTCGCGGACGAGTCGATCGAGATCGGCCCGCCGCAGGCTTCGAAGTCATATCTCAACCAGACGACGATCCTCGCCGCGGCCGCGACGACCGGTGCCGACGCGATCCATCCCGGCTACGGCTTCCTGGCCGAGAATGCCGAATTCGCGGCGGCCGTCGAGGCGGCCGGGCTGATCTTTGTCGGCCCGACCGCGCACGCGATCCGGCTGATGGGCGACAAGGTCGCGGCCCGGAAGGCAGCTGCCGCGGCCGGCGTTCCGACCGTCCCCGGCAGCGATGGACGCCTGGAGTCGCCCGACGCGGCCTTCGCCCTGGTCGAGAAGACCGGCTTTCCCGTGATGATCAAGGCTGCGGCCGGCGGTGGCGGACGCGGCATCCGCATCGCGCGCTCGGCCGAGGAGTTTCATCATCTGATGCCGCAGGCGCAGGCGGAAGCGCTCGCCGCCTTCGGCGACGGCGGGCTCTATGTCGAGAAGCTGATCGAAGGCGCGCGGCACATCGAGGTACAGATCCTCGGTGACGGGCACGACGTCATCCATTGCTTCGAGCGCGAGTGCTCGCTGCAACGCCGCCGTCAGAAGGTCTGGGAAGAAGCTCCCTCGCCGTCGCTGACGCCCGCCATTCGCGACAAGCTCTGTTCGTCGGCCGTCGCGCTCGCCAAGGCCGTCGACTATCGCGGCGCCGGCACGCTCGAATATCTCTATGACGATCGCAGCCAGGAATTCTACTTCCTGGAGATGAACACGCGCATCCAGGTCGAGCACCCCGTGACGGAGATGGTCACCGGCATCGACCTCGTGTGCGAGATGATCCAGATTGCCGGCGGCGAGCCCCTGCGCATCGGCCAGGATCAGGTTCACGTCCACGGCCATTCGATCGAAGTCCGCATCAATGCCGAGGATCCGGCCAAGGGCTTTCTCCCGAGCCCCGGCACGATCAGCGCGCTCAGCGTCCCCAGCGGAGACGGCGTGCGCTTCGACAGCATGCTCTATCAGGGCTACACCGTGCCGCCGTTCTACGACAGCCTTCTCGGCAAGCTGATCGTGCACGATGAGGACAGGCCAAGTGCGATCCGGCGGCTCGAGCGCGCACTCGTCGAGCTCAGCGTGGAAGGCCTGGCCACCACAAAACCGCTGCATCAGGCGCTCGCACGTGATCCAGAGGTCCTGGCCGGGTGCTTTCACACGGCCTGGCTCGAGCCATGGCTGGAAGCCCACGCTGCCTCGCTTGGCGCGGCAGAGCCGTCACCCACCGCCAAGGTCGTCCGATGA
- a CDS encoding 5-oxoprolinase subunit B family protein: MQTRFSYGGDEHIFAEVAESMSLEAFFKGLFITNAVRDAEIKGVTEICPANASYQVKFDPDQIKPDDLLAELKRLDSASETSAPVIKTRIIEIPVLYNDPWTHETLMRFRERHQDPNGTDLEYAARINGLDGVDSFIKAHSSAPWFVSMVGFVAGLPFLYQMVERQRQIQAPKYLRPRTDTPKLTVGHGGCFSCIYSVRGAGGYQMFGITPMPIYDPNQTISYLRDFMCLFKPGDIVKWKPIDRSAYDAAVADVDAGRFAPVIRDVSFSLTEFNQDIDAYNRKLEGVLHGH; encoded by the coding sequence ATGCAAACCCGATTTTCCTACGGCGGCGACGAGCACATCTTTGCCGAGGTCGCCGAGTCCATGTCGCTGGAAGCCTTTTTCAAGGGCCTCTTCATCACCAATGCGGTGCGCGACGCCGAGATCAAGGGCGTCACGGAGATCTGCCCGGCCAATGCGTCCTATCAGGTCAAGTTCGATCCGGATCAAATCAAGCCCGACGATCTGCTTGCCGAGCTGAAACGTCTGGATTCCGCGTCCGAGACATCCGCCCCCGTCATCAAGACGCGGATCATCGAAATCCCCGTTCTCTACAATGATCCCTGGACACACGAGACGCTGATGCGCTTCCGCGAGCGCCATCAGGATCCCAACGGCACCGATCTCGAATACGCCGCGCGTATCAATGGGCTCGATGGAGTCGATTCCTTCATCAAAGCGCACTCCAGCGCGCCCTGGTTCGTCTCGATGGTCGGCTTCGTCGCCGGCCTGCCGTTCCTCTACCAGATGGTGGAGCGGCAGCGGCAGATCCAGGCGCCGAAATATCTGCGCCCGCGCACGGACACGCCGAAACTCACCGTCGGGCACGGCGGATGCTTCAGCTGCATCTATTCGGTGCGCGGCGCCGGCGGCTACCAGATGTTCGGCATCACGCCGATGCCGATCTACGATCCCAACCAGACGATCAGTTACCTGCGCGACTTCATGTGCCTGTTCAAGCCGGGCGACATCGTGAAATGGAAACCGATCGACCGATCGGCCTATGACGCGGCGGTCGCCGATGTCGATGCGGGTCGTTTTGCCCCTGTGATCCGCGATGTCTCGTTCTCGCTGACCGAGTTCAACCAGGACATCGATGCCTATAACCGCAAGCTCGAGGGGGTTCTCCATGGCCATTAA
- a CDS encoding biotin-dependent carboxyltransferase family protein, with translation MAIKVLKPGLATTVQDLGRPGYYHIGIPLSGGMDRHALAAANLLVGNAEGAAVLEAVFMGPELEFTDDALVAITGAELPPKLDGEPRETWTSFKVKRGQKLSFDFLKQGARGYIAIAGGIDVPLVLGSRSTYALGGLGGFKGRKLEAGDELPIGNAGAAVKDGRSVAKDLRGLPAAMPTELRVMPGLYWHRITETAGNGFFSGTWKVAPEADRIGYRFRGGKPLEFVPREPPFGAGSDPSNITDACYPYGSIQVPGGTEPIVLHRDAVSGGGYFMVGTVIAADMDLIGQLQPNTPVRFVKVGMDEALAARKSRAELLGKLRGALA, from the coding sequence ATGGCCATTAAGGTTTTGAAGCCGGGTCTTGCGACCACCGTCCAGGACCTTGGGCGTCCCGGCTATTATCACATCGGCATTCCGCTTTCGGGCGGCATGGATCGTCACGCGCTTGCGGCTGCAAACCTGCTTGTCGGCAACGCGGAAGGCGCTGCGGTCCTCGAAGCCGTGTTCATGGGGCCGGAGCTCGAGTTCACCGACGACGCCCTGGTCGCGATCACCGGCGCCGAGCTGCCGCCGAAACTCGATGGCGAGCCGCGCGAGACCTGGACGAGCTTCAAGGTGAAGCGTGGTCAAAAGCTCTCCTTCGATTTCCTCAAGCAGGGCGCGCGCGGTTACATCGCGATCGCCGGCGGCATCGACGTGCCGCTCGTGTTGGGCTCACGTTCCACCTACGCGCTCGGCGGGCTCGGCGGCTTCAAGGGCCGGAAGCTCGAGGCCGGTGACGAGCTTCCGATCGGCAACGCCGGCGCAGCGGTCAAGGACGGCCGCTCGGTCGCGAAGGATCTGCGCGGCCTGCCGGCGGCGATGCCAACGGAATTGCGCGTCATGCCCGGCCTCTATTGGCACCGCATCACCGAGACCGCTGGCAACGGCTTCTTCAGCGGCACCTGGAAGGTCGCGCCGGAAGCCGACCGGATCGGCTATCGTTTCAGGGGCGGCAAGCCGCTCGAGTTCGTGCCGCGCGAGCCGCCCTTCGGGGCCGGTTCCGATCCGTCCAACATCACCGATGCCTGCTACCCCTACGGTTCGATCCAGGTTCCCGGCGGCACCGAGCCGATCGTGCTGCATCGTGACGCCGTCTCGGGCGGCGGCTATTTCATGGTCGGAACGGTCATCGCAGCGGACATGGATCTGATCGGCCAGCTGCAACCCAATACGCCGGTGAGGTTCGTCAAGGTCGGGATGGACGAAGCACTTGCGGCGCGCAAGAGCCGGGCCGAGTTGCTGGGCAAGCTCCGGGGCGCATTGGCGTAG
- a CDS encoding LysR family transcriptional regulator, protein MSVSLKQIRYFVAAAETGRISQAAIDLNVSQSAVTAAIQQLEATVCARLLERTPTGVTVTMEGSRFLSQGRQILAAVAEAVRGTHMSAGPLFGTVRVGVTYTVSGYFLPRHQMRFQASFPGIKVELFEAPRDVLERALVDGALDLGVMLVSNLHNNAMLASETLLRSPRRLWLAPDHPLTRAERVHLAEIATYPYVMLTVDEAKHTSMRYWNALSLEPRTIFRTSSVEAVRSMVAGGMGITILSDLVYRPWSLEGQRIETRVIENEVPSMDVGLAWRRDSKFSEATKAFRDFMRFAVAGVGSARPPVGTDHRQRSEEAIEI, encoded by the coding sequence ATGTCCGTTTCCCTGAAACAAATCCGCTATTTCGTCGCCGCCGCCGAGACTGGACGTATCAGCCAGGCGGCCATCGACCTGAACGTATCGCAATCCGCGGTAACCGCCGCGATCCAGCAGCTCGAAGCGACGGTCTGCGCCCGTCTGCTGGAACGCACGCCAACCGGCGTGACCGTCACCATGGAAGGCAGCCGGTTCCTGTCGCAGGGACGACAAATCCTCGCAGCGGTCGCCGAAGCCGTACGCGGGACCCATATGTCGGCGGGGCCGCTGTTCGGAACCGTGCGCGTCGGCGTCACCTACACTGTTTCCGGTTATTTCCTGCCGCGCCATCAGATGCGTTTCCAGGCAAGCTTTCCCGGGATCAAAGTCGAGCTGTTCGAGGCACCGCGCGACGTGCTCGAACGCGCGCTCGTTGACGGCGCGCTCGATCTCGGCGTCATGCTGGTCTCGAACCTGCACAATAATGCCATGCTCGCGAGCGAGACCTTGCTGCGGTCGCCACGCCGGTTGTGGCTCGCTCCCGATCATCCGCTCACGCGCGCCGAGCGGGTCCATCTCGCGGAGATTGCGACCTACCCATACGTCATGCTCACCGTCGACGAGGCCAAGCATACCTCGATGCGCTATTGGAACGCCTTGTCGCTCGAACCGCGGACGATCTTCCGCACCTCCTCGGTCGAAGCCGTCCGGTCCATGGTCGCAGGCGGAATGGGCATTACCATCCTGTCCGATCTCGTCTACCGACCCTGGTCGCTCGAGGGCCAGCGGATCGAGACCCGCGTCATCGAGAACGAAGTGCCTAGCATGGACGTTGGACTGGCCTGGCGCCGCGACTCCAAATTCTCCGAGGCGACGAAAGCTTTCCGCGACTTCATGCGCTTTGCCGTGGCCGGCGTCGGTTCGGCACGCCCCCCTGTCGGTACCGATCACCGGCAGCGGTCGGAGGAGGCCATCGAAATCTAA
- a CDS encoding AraC family transcriptional regulator, translating into MQATHATSDVPPQSRRHFWQDVVSKTYFPLDLVFPGGRDFHASLGAWTMGPLSVSRNVSNGLLYRRHERHLVNEREECFLITVPELAEIRFEQDGKDVRCQPGAFVIERSHLPYEFSHHDPAALWVLKVPSAVLRTRISRPERLATLQFDASRSVGALFVDTLRFAGERIAAMDDAAHAVMGKHLIDLLAMVIEADERVLTGHSSSVRNGHLHRCELFIRSRLDDMRLTPQMVADGCGISLRYLHQIFEGEGITVCAYIRNQRLSMSDTMLRDPTCRMSISEIAYQCGFGDQAQFSRNYRARFGCTPSDARAASRAALP; encoded by the coding sequence ATGCAGGCTACTCATGCGACCAGCGATGTTCCTCCGCAAAGTCGGCGGCATTTCTGGCAGGACGTCGTCTCCAAGACTTATTTCCCGCTCGATCTTGTCTTTCCCGGCGGCCGCGACTTCCATGCGAGCCTGGGCGCCTGGACCATGGGCCCCCTCTCGGTCTCCCGCAACGTCTCGAATGGGCTGCTCTACAGGCGCCACGAACGGCACCTGGTAAACGAGCGGGAAGAATGTTTCCTCATCACGGTCCCTGAGCTCGCTGAAATCCGCTTTGAGCAGGACGGCAAGGACGTCCGATGCCAGCCAGGCGCATTCGTGATCGAGCGAAGCCATTTGCCATATGAATTCAGCCATCACGATCCGGCGGCGCTATGGGTCCTGAAAGTGCCAAGCGCCGTGCTGCGCACCCGGATATCCCGTCCCGAACGCCTCGCTACGCTGCAATTCGACGCCAGCCGCAGCGTAGGCGCGCTGTTCGTCGACACCTTGCGGTTTGCCGGTGAGCGCATCGCGGCAATGGACGATGCGGCCCACGCCGTGATGGGCAAGCACCTGATCGATCTTCTGGCAATGGTGATCGAGGCCGACGAACGCGTGCTGACGGGCCACTCCTCCTCCGTTCGCAACGGCCACCTGCATCGCTGCGAGCTGTTCATTCGCTCGCGTCTCGACGATATGCGGCTCACACCGCAAATGGTCGCGGACGGCTGCGGCATCTCGCTCAGATATCTGCACCAGATCTTTGAGGGAGAGGGCATTACCGTTTGCGCCTATATTCGGAACCAGCGCCTGTCGATGTCCGACACCATGCTGCGCGATCCCACCTGCCGAATGAGCATCTCGGAGATCGCCTACCAATGCGGTTTCGGCGACCAGGCGCAGTTCAGCCGGAACTACCGCGCCCGGTTCGGCTGCACCCCGAGCGATGCTCGCGCCGCATCGCGTGCCGCCCTGCCCTGA
- a CDS encoding hydantoinase/oxoprolinase family protein, whose product MQNLRVAVDVGGTFTDICIMDEATGLIRIEKTSSTRDPIEGIMGGVSKAGIDLAEVALFSHGTTVATNALITRRLPRTAVVTTKGFRDVIEIRRANKEDLWDTYKDVVKPYVPRRDRLTVPERVDAGGIVIEPLDLEAARNVARILKRRGVAAIAVCFMNAYLNGANERAMRDILLEEMPDIPVSISSQVLPEIFEHERFSTTVANAVVSPVVVSYTSRLGERLADEGYTRDLLLLHTGGGVMTPASVKDFAARLAGSGIAAGAIASRYIAGLCGFPNSIGLDMGGTSTDVSLAYEGQSRITKDWYIEFGYPIRFASIEVLTIGAGGGSLAWTDPAGSLRNGPQSAGAFPGPACYSNGNTQPTNTDANVTLGRLGTNLAGGKVKLDPALARQAVEDGVAKPFGLGLHEAADAIVKVANANMSDAVRLISISRGYDPRDFALVAFGGAGALHGVDVARELAIPVVIVPPNPGVTSALGCLLVDMQHDFSQSCMVGADEADAADIEAQFAVLEKDALARLTHEGIAPEDIVLQRSIDMMYRGQWRSLAVRAPSPIGVIADLVQSFHAEHKREYNFRRDSAPVSFFRLNLKAVGVVPKAEFAIHEPTGVTPEPVGRRRVWFDGNGLDTPVYERDDLPCGFCFQGPAIIEQVDATTVVPPGASAEVDKYLNIIIRVKE is encoded by the coding sequence GTGCAGAACCTTCGCGTGGCCGTCGACGTCGGCGGTACCTTTACCGACATCTGCATCATGGACGAAGCAACCGGCCTCATCCGTATTGAAAAGACCTCGTCGACGCGCGATCCCATCGAGGGGATCATGGGCGGCGTATCCAAGGCCGGCATCGACCTTGCCGAGGTGGCGCTGTTCTCTCACGGCACGACCGTTGCGACCAACGCGCTGATCACACGCCGCCTGCCCCGCACCGCCGTGGTCACGACCAAGGGGTTTCGCGACGTCATCGAGATCCGACGCGCCAACAAGGAAGACCTCTGGGATACCTACAAGGATGTCGTCAAGCCTTACGTCCCGCGGCGCGACCGCCTGACCGTCCCCGAACGCGTCGATGCGGGCGGCATCGTGATCGAGCCGCTCGATCTCGAGGCGGCACGCAACGTCGCGCGCATCCTCAAGCGCCGCGGCGTTGCTGCGATCGCCGTCTGCTTCATGAATGCCTATCTCAACGGCGCCAATGAGAGGGCGATGCGCGATATCCTCCTCGAGGAAATGCCCGACATTCCGGTCTCGATCTCCTCACAGGTGCTCCCCGAAATCTTCGAGCACGAACGGTTCTCGACCACGGTCGCGAATGCCGTCGTGAGCCCGGTCGTGGTCAGCTACACGAGCAGGCTCGGCGAACGTCTCGCCGACGAGGGCTATACCCGCGATCTCCTGCTGCTGCACACCGGCGGCGGCGTCATGACGCCGGCAAGCGTCAAGGATTTCGCCGCGCGCCTGGCGGGATCGGGCATTGCCGCCGGCGCCATCGCCAGCCGCTACATCGCCGGCCTCTGCGGCTTTCCCAATTCGATCGGCCTCGACATGGGGGGCACCTCGACCGACGTCTCGCTGGCCTATGAAGGGCAGTCGCGCATCACCAAGGACTGGTATATCGAGTTCGGCTATCCGATCCGCTTTGCCTCTATCGAGGTCCTCACCATCGGTGCGGGCGGCGGATCGCTGGCCTGGACCGACCCGGCCGGCTCGCTGCGGAACGGCCCGCAATCGGCCGGCGCCTTTCCGGGCCCCGCCTGCTACAGCAACGGCAACACGCAGCCGACCAATACGGACGCCAACGTCACGCTCGGTCGCCTCGGCACCAATCTCGCGGGCGGCAAGGTGAAGCTTGACCCCGCGCTGGCACGCCAGGCGGTCGAGGACGGCGTCGCAAAGCCATTCGGGCTCGGCCTGCACGAGGCTGCCGACGCGATCGTCAAGGTCGCCAACGCCAACATGTCGGATGCCGTGCGACTGATCTCGATCAGCCGCGGCTACGATCCGCGCGACTTCGCCCTGGTGGCCTTCGGCGGCGCCGGCGCCCTGCACGGGGTCGATGTCGCCCGTGAGCTTGCGATCCCCGTCGTCATCGTGCCGCCCAATCCGGGCGTGACCTCGGCGCTCGGCTGTCTCCTGGTCGACATGCAGCACGATTTTTCGCAGAGCTGCATGGTCGGTGCCGATGAGGCCGATGCCGCCGATATCGAGGCACAGTTCGCGGTCCTGGAGAAAGACGCACTCGCCCGGCTCACCCACGAAGGCATCGCACCAGAGGACATCGTGCTCCAGCGATCGATCGACATGATGTATCGCGGCCAATGGCGATCGCTCGCGGTCCGTGCGCCGAGCCCCATCGGCGTGATCGCCGACCTCGTCCAGAGCTTTCACGCCGAGCACAAGCGTGAGTACAATTTCCGCCGCGACAGTGCACCCGTCAGCTTCTTCCGTCTCAATCTGAAGGCGGTGGGCGTCGTCCCCAAGGCGGAGTTCGCCATCCACGAACCGACCGGTGTCACCCCTGAGCCGGTTGGCCGCCGCAGGGTGTGGTTCGACGGCAACGGGTTGGACACGCCCGTCTACGAGCGCGACGACCTGCCCTGCGGCTTCTGCTTTCAAGGCCCCGCGATCATCGAGCAGGTCGATGCGACCACGGTCGTTCCGCCTGGCGCCAGCGCAGAGGTCGACAAGTATCTCAACATCATCATCCGCGTGAAGGAGTGA